Proteins encoded by one window of Muntiacus reevesi chromosome 6, mMunRee1.1, whole genome shotgun sequence:
- the TMEM213 gene encoding transmembrane protein 213 isoform X1: protein MAGGPQLASAGTVHTQTSLLGMKRLHLAPWASLVLSLAFLSFHPVYLAEASGGGNSTLTVHHPENLETLEQCPNVDFCPQAARCCHMGVDEYGWIAAAVGWSLLFLTLILLCVDKLMKLTPDEPKDLQA, encoded by the exons ATGGCAGGCGGTCCTCAGCTCGCCTCTGCAGGGACAGTGCACACACAAACCTCTCTCCTCGGCATGAAGCGCCTCcacctggcaccctgggcctccctggtCCTCAGCCTGGccttcctctccttccacccCGTTTACTTGGCAG AAGCAAGCGGCGGCGGCAACTCGACCTTGACCGTGCACCATCCAGAGAATCTTGAGACCCTGGAGCAGTGCCCCA ACGTTGACTTCTGCCCACAAGCAGCCCGGTGCTGCCACATGGGAGTAGATGAATACGGCTGGATCGCGGCAGCTGTTGGTTGGAGTCTCTTGTTTCTCACCCTCATTCTGCTCTGTGTGGACAAGCTGATGAAGCTCACTCCAGATGAGCCCAAGGACTTGCAAGCCTGA
- the TMEM213 gene encoding transmembrane protein 213 isoform X2, translated as MAGGPQLASAGTVHTQTSLLGMKRLHLAPWASLVLSLAFLSFHPVYLAASGGGNSTLTVHHPENLETLEQCPNVDFCPQAARCCHMGVDEYGWIAAAVGWSLLFLTLILLCVDKLMKLTPDEPKDLQA; from the exons ATGGCAGGCGGTCCTCAGCTCGCCTCTGCAGGGACAGTGCACACACAAACCTCTCTCCTCGGCATGAAGCGCCTCcacctggcaccctgggcctccctggtCCTCAGCCTGGccttcctctccttccacccCGTTTACTTGGCAG CAAGCGGCGGCGGCAACTCGACCTTGACCGTGCACCATCCAGAGAATCTTGAGACCCTGGAGCAGTGCCCCA ACGTTGACTTCTGCCCACAAGCAGCCCGGTGCTGCCACATGGGAGTAGATGAATACGGCTGGATCGCGGCAGCTGTTGGTTGGAGTCTCTTGTTTCTCACCCTCATTCTGCTCTGTGTGGACAAGCTGATGAAGCTCACTCCAGATGAGCCCAAGGACTTGCAAGCCTGA